One window of Strigops habroptila isolate Jane chromosome Z, bStrHab1.2.pri, whole genome shotgun sequence genomic DNA carries:
- the GINS3 gene encoding DNA replication complex GINS protein PSF3: MSEAYFPVGPGLGLEESFLSLDDILMSQEKLPVRAETSLPRLGFVLGQGTGTGDAMTEGSKLEIPLWLAKGLHDSKRRIISVELPKIYKGAWRTVLSADANVVDLHKMGPYYYGFGSQLLNFDNPENPEIAQTILQTFISRFRHVMDSSQNAYNEDTSALVARLDELERALFQAGQKGLNDFQSWEKGQASQITASSLVQNYGKRKFTEVDG; encoded by the exons ATGTCTGAGGCATATTTCCCTGTGGGCCCCGGGCTGGGCCTGGAGGAGAGCTTCCTGTCGCTGGACGACATCCTGATGTCGCAGGAGAAGCTGCCGGTCCGCGCCGAGACCAGCCTGCCACGCCTGGGTTTCGTGCTGGGCCAGGGGACAGGCACGGGGGACGCCATGACTGAG GGATCAAAGCTGGAAATCCCTCTGTGGCTTGCTAAAGGTCTGCATGACAGCAAGCgaagaataatttctgtggAACTGCCAAAGATTTACAAGGGAGCCTGGAGGACAGTGTTGAGCGCTGATGCCAATGTGGTTGATCTGCATAAAATGGGGCCATACTACTATGGATTTGGCTCCCAGCTCCTGAATTTTGACAATCCAGAGAACCCTGAGATAGCCCAGACTATCCTGCAG ACATTTATTAGCCGTTTTCGTCATGTCATGGACTCCTCTCAGAATGCCTACAACGAAGACACATCAGCACTGGTGGCTCGGCTGGATGAACTGGAGCGAGCCTTGTTTCAAGCTGGCCAGAAAGGGCTGAATGACTTCCAGAGCTGGGAAAAGGGACAGGCTTCTCAAATCACAGCCTCCAGTCTGGTCCAGAATTATGGGAAAAGAAAGTTCACAGAGGTGGATGGTTAA